The following coding sequences lie in one Arthrobacter sp. PGP41 genomic window:
- a CDS encoding VOC family protein — MTAQMDGAPAETLRRLPGLQHTDHVGLTVPNLEEGIRFFVDVLGAEELYRSERGPDEEFMPTNFDVPADAKLTLAMLRLPPNLNIELFEWSSAERRETPPRHCDAGGHHLCFVVDDVDEALAVLREIPGVRVLGERKEVAGDSPRVAGNRWTYFLTPWGLLMEIVDRSRVAAPPRLVGPADWAAAPNTSRKDTQ, encoded by the coding sequence ATGACCGCGCAAATGGATGGCGCCCCAGCAGAAACACTGCGGCGGCTGCCGGGGCTCCAGCACACGGACCACGTCGGCCTGACCGTCCCCAACCTTGAGGAAGGTATCCGGTTCTTCGTCGACGTGCTCGGGGCCGAGGAACTGTACCGCTCAGAGCGGGGTCCCGACGAAGAATTCATGCCCACAAACTTTGACGTCCCGGCAGACGCGAAACTCACGCTGGCCATGCTGCGACTGCCCCCGAACCTCAATATTGAACTCTTCGAATGGAGCAGTGCTGAGCGGCGCGAAACCCCGCCGCGGCATTGTGATGCCGGCGGACACCACCTGTGCTTCGTCGTGGACGACGTCGATGAAGCGCTCGCCGTGCTCCGGGAAATACCTGGGGTACGGGTGCTCGGTGAGCGCAAAGAAGTCGCAGGCGATAGCCCGCGCGTAGCCGGCAACCGCTGGACTTACTTCCTTACCCCCTGGGGCCTGCTGATGGAGATCGTCGACCGGTCCCGCGTCGCAGCCCCACCGCGGCTGGTCGGTCCCGCGGACTGGGCAGCGGCTCCAAACACTTCCAGA